A part of Acidimicrobiales bacterium genomic DNA contains:
- a CDS encoding HNH endonuclease, whose product MTTGRALVLNATFEALSIVSSRRAVCLVLDDKAEVLHASDRLVRSERLAMAVPSVVRLRSYVRVPFERRATLNRRAVFARDGHRCQYCGGPAESIDHVVPRSRGGGHVWENVVAACRPCNLHKRDRSPEESGMRLRRPPAAPRGAAWVAAAVGRVPDLWTPYLGAPVAGLEPVP is encoded by the coding sequence GTGACCACCGGCCGGGCGCTCGTCCTCAACGCCACCTTCGAGGCGCTGAGCATCGTGTCGAGCCGCCGCGCCGTGTGCCTGGTCCTCGACGACAAGGCCGAGGTCCTCCATGCCTCCGACCGCCTGGTGCGCTCGGAGCGGCTGGCGATGGCGGTGCCGTCCGTGGTGCGCCTCCGCTCCTACGTGCGCGTGCCCTTCGAGCGGCGCGCCACCTTGAACCGCCGTGCGGTCTTCGCCCGCGACGGGCACCGCTGCCAGTACTGCGGGGGACCGGCCGAGAGCATCGACCACGTGGTGCCCCGGAGCCGGGGTGGCGGCCACGTCTGGGAGAACGTGGTCGCGGCCTGCCGGCCCTGCAACCTGCACAAGCGTGACCGCTCGCCCGAGGAGAGCGGGATGCGGCTGCGACGCCCACCGGCGGCCCCCCGCGGGGCGGCCTGGGTCGCGGCGGCCGTCGGCCGGGTGCCCGACCTGTGGACCCCCTACCTGGGCGCGCCGGTCGCGGGGCTCGAGCCGGTGCCGTGA
- the rsmH gene encoding 16S rRNA (cytosine(1402)-N(4))-methyltransferase RsmH produces MVERVVELLAAVPPGVVVDATVGGGGHALALLTAHPHLRVVGLDRDPDALAAARATLAPFGERVTLRHTRFDRLGATMHDLGVDSLSGALFDLGVSSPQLDRPERGFSYRVDGPLDMRMDPGQRFTAAELVNGAPVAELARILRTYGDERFGARIARAIVAARPLHTTTELARVVVDAIPAPARRRGGHPATRTFQALRIAVNEELDVLPAALDQALDLLGPGGRCLVLAYHSGEDRIVKERFRRAATGGCACPPRLPCRCGAVPTVRLLRAGAWRPSPEELAANPRASSARLRAVERLRPVPGPGPGPGPGPQGDEAA; encoded by the coding sequence ATGGTCGAGCGAGTGGTCGAGCTGCTCGCTGCGGTGCCACCGGGCGTCGTGGTCGATGCCACCGTGGGTGGCGGGGGCCACGCCCTCGCCCTGCTCACCGCTCACCCTCACCTCCGGGTGGTGGGGCTCGACCGGGACCCCGACGCCCTCGCGGCGGCACGGGCGACGCTCGCCCCCTTCGGTGAACGGGTCACGCTCCGCCACACCCGGTTCGACCGCCTCGGCGCAACCATGCACGATCTCGGCGTCGACTCCCTCTCCGGTGCGCTGTTCGACCTGGGTGTCAGCTCACCGCAGCTCGACCGACCCGAGCGGGGCTTCAGCTACCGGGTCGACGGTCCGCTCGACATGCGGATGGATCCGGGGCAGCGGTTCACGGCGGCCGAGCTCGTGAACGGGGCGCCCGTGGCCGAGCTCGCCCGCATCCTTCGGACGTACGGCGACGAGCGCTTCGGGGCCAGGATCGCCCGGGCCATCGTGGCCGCTCGCCCGCTGCACACCACCACCGAGCTGGCCCGGGTGGTGGTGGACGCCATCCCGGCGCCGGCCCGGCGGCGCGGCGGCCACCCGGCCACGCGCACCTTCCAGGCGCTGCGGATCGCCGTCAACGAGGAGCTCGACGTGCTGCCGGCGGCGCTCGACCAGGCCCTCGACCTGCTCGGTCCCGGCGGGCGATGCCTCGTTCTCGCCTACCACTCGGGTGAGGACCGCATCGTGAAGGAGAGGTTCCGGCGGGCGGCCACGGGGGGATGCGCCTGCCCGCCCCGCCTGCCGTGTAGGTGTGGTGCGGTGCCGACGGTCCGCTTGCTGCGTGCCGGGGCGTGGCGGCCCTCGCCCGAGGAGCTGGCCGCCAACCCCCGTGCGTCGAGCGCGCGCCTCCGCGCCGTCGAGCGTCTGCGGCCGGTTCCGGGGCCGGGGCCCGGGCCGGGGCCCGGCCCACAGGGCGACGAGGCGGCATGA
- a CDS encoding acyl-CoA dehydrogenase: protein MDPTYSAEAEAYRQQVRAFLAANLPADWKGIGALEGEEVHQFEKAWRQTLYDNHLLAVNWPKEYGGAGFTPLEQVVLSEEFTRAGAPLGVANDVFSIQMVGNTIIEWGTEEQKHHYLPRILSGDDVWCQGYSEPNAGSDLANLGCRAVLDGDEWVLNGQKIWTSAGHLANWIFVLARTDPDAPKHKGISFLLVPMDQPGVEVRPIKMISGESEFNEVFFTDARCPKDNVLGGVGSGWGVAMTLLGYERGEAAATLPIRFRTELDRLLELARETGRADDPLVRQRLAWCHTKVEIMRYNGMRALTRFIAGQHPGPDAAISKLYWSEYHRQVTELAVDILGLDALVPSGRRPSSAFQTDDPGAPNSTASWSTVFLNARAGTIYAGTSQVQRNIIGEMVLGLPKEPKADSGPWKDLQKARV, encoded by the coding sequence ATGGATCCCACCTACTCGGCCGAAGCCGAGGCGTATCGCCAGCAGGTCCGCGCCTTCCTCGCCGCGAACCTCCCTGCGGACTGGAAGGGCATCGGCGCCCTCGAGGGTGAGGAGGTGCACCAGTTCGAGAAGGCCTGGCGCCAGACCCTCTACGACAACCACCTGCTCGCGGTGAACTGGCCGAAGGAGTACGGCGGCGCCGGGTTCACCCCGTTGGAGCAGGTGGTGCTGTCCGAGGAGTTCACCCGGGCGGGCGCGCCCCTGGGGGTCGCCAACGACGTCTTCAGCATCCAGATGGTCGGCAACACCATCATCGAGTGGGGCACCGAGGAGCAGAAGCACCACTACCTGCCCCGGATCCTCTCGGGCGACGACGTGTGGTGCCAGGGCTACTCCGAGCCCAACGCCGGCTCCGACCTGGCCAACCTGGGTTGCCGGGCGGTGCTCGACGGCGACGAGTGGGTGCTCAACGGCCAGAAGATCTGGACGTCGGCCGGCCACCTGGCCAACTGGATCTTCGTGCTGGCCCGCACCGATCCCGACGCGCCGAAGCACAAGGGGATCAGCTTCCTGCTCGTGCCGATGGACCAGCCCGGTGTCGAGGTCCGGCCGATCAAGATGATCTCCGGCGAGTCGGAGTTCAACGAGGTGTTCTTCACCGACGCCCGCTGCCCGAAGGACAACGTCCTCGGTGGCGTCGGCAGCGGCTGGGGCGTGGCCATGACGCTGCTCGGCTACGAGCGCGGCGAGGCCGCTGCGACCCTCCCGATCCGGTTCCGCACCGAGCTCGACCGCCTGCTCGAGCTGGCCCGCGAGACCGGCAGGGCCGACGACCCGCTGGTGCGCCAGCGGCTGGCCTGGTGCCACACCAAGGTCGAGATCATGCGGTACAACGGCATGCGCGCCCTCACCCGCTTCATCGCCGGCCAGCACCCGGGGCCCGACGCGGCCATCTCCAAGCTGTACTGGAGCGAGTACCACCGCCAGGTCACCGAGCTCGCCGTCGACATCCTGGGCCTCGACGCCCTCGTGCCCTCGGGCCGGAGGCCGTCCAGCGCGTTCCAGACCGACGACCCGGGTGCGCCCAACTCGACGGCGTCGTGGAGCACCGTGTTCCTCAACGCCCGAGCCGGCACCATCTACGCCGGCACCAGCCAGGTGCAGCGCAACATCATCGGTGAGATGGTCCTCGGTCTCCCCAAGGAGCCGAAGGCCGACAGCGGTCCGTGGAAGGACCTGCAGAAGGCCAGGGTCTAG
- a CDS encoding septum formation initiator family protein yields the protein MSPPAVAPTGRAGRVAPEHAPRRRPPLRVVERPERSPRARRRRAAAVGVLAALLVFGALFGMTVFQTILVQGQARLDRLDQRIAAEQQRLEGLRVDVAALEAPERIVAEAERRLGMVPPDEVVYVSPPAELAAELGVDPAGRALSSGTGEQVDEWSQVKPYLGSRP from the coding sequence ATGAGCCCCCCCGCGGTGGCCCCCACGGGTCGAGCCGGCCGGGTCGCTCCGGAGCACGCGCCGCGCCGCCGTCCCCCCCTCCGGGTGGTCGAGCGCCCCGAGCGCTCGCCGCGCGCTCGTCGGCGCCGCGCCGCTGCGGTGGGCGTGTTGGCCGCCCTGCTGGTGTTCGGGGCGCTGTTCGGCATGACGGTGTTCCAGACGATCCTCGTGCAGGGCCAGGCCCGCCTCGACCGGCTCGATCAACGCATCGCCGCCGAGCAGCAGCGCCTCGAGGGGCTCCGCGTGGACGTCGCGGCCCTCGAAGCGCCGGAGCGGATCGTGGCCGAGGCCGAGCGGCGCCTTGGCATGGTGCCGCCGGACGAGGTCGTCTACGTGTCGCCGCCCGCCGAGCTGGCCGCCGAGCTGGGGGTCGACCCGGCAGGTCGCGCCCTGTCGAGCGGGACCGGCGAGCAGGTGGACGAGTGGAGCCAGGTGAAGCCCTACCTCGGCTCGCGGCCGTGA
- a CDS encoding DUF58 domain-containing protein — MLTRAGWLALAGGAALIVAGRLLGLLELFVLGAGVLALVGVSLLLVHLSRLRLEVAREVHPARVHAGAAARVEVRATNLGRRRTPVLRLRDPVSGTGGATLQLAPLASGASAAASYRLPTSHRGVIELGPLGVEIVDPFGLASVRAAAAGAGSRTELTVLPHVDQIPPLPETRALDPHAGSVHPKASGRAGDDFYALRPYVVGDDLRRVHWRSTAHHDELLVRQDELPWQARTTVLLDVRRAAHTPASLELAVSAAASVVAACWRRRDLVRFVATDGVDVGFAEGQRHVDAIVEHLATLQASDASNLRATLGVLARSAHGGALVAIVARAPASDLDAIARLRSGYGSVSTVVFEPTSWDPTAREPAPRPAPGADEIRVRAGRPFPDAWRASVLRARPAAVGAVR, encoded by the coding sequence GTGCTGACGCGAGCGGGCTGGCTCGCACTGGCCGGGGGCGCGGCGCTCATCGTCGCCGGCCGGCTCCTCGGCCTCCTCGAGCTGTTCGTGCTGGGTGCCGGCGTGCTGGCGCTGGTCGGGGTGTCCCTGCTGCTCGTGCACCTCTCCCGGCTGCGCCTCGAGGTCGCCCGCGAGGTCCACCCGGCCCGGGTCCACGCCGGCGCCGCCGCACGCGTGGAGGTGCGGGCCACGAACCTGGGCCGGCGACGCACGCCGGTGCTGCGGCTGCGCGACCCGGTGTCGGGCACCGGCGGCGCCACCCTGCAGCTCGCACCGCTGGCATCGGGAGCGAGCGCGGCGGCCTCGTACCGGCTGCCGACCTCGCATCGGGGGGTGATCGAGCTCGGCCCGCTCGGCGTGGAGATCGTCGACCCGTTCGGGCTGGCCAGCGTGCGCGCCGCCGCGGCCGGCGCGGGCAGCCGCACGGAGCTCACGGTGCTCCCCCACGTCGACCAGATCCCGCCCCTGCCCGAGACCCGCGCCCTCGACCCGCACGCCGGTTCGGTGCACCCCAAGGCCAGCGGGCGCGCCGGCGACGACTTCTACGCCCTCCGCCCCTACGTGGTGGGCGACGACCTGCGCCGCGTGCACTGGCGGTCGACGGCCCACCACGACGAGCTGCTCGTCCGCCAGGACGAGCTCCCCTGGCAGGCGCGCACCACCGTGCTGCTCGACGTCCGCCGGGCGGCGCACACCCCCGCATCGCTCGAGCTGGCGGTGTCTGCGGCGGCCAGCGTGGTGGCGGCCTGCTGGCGACGCCGCGACCTGGTGCGGTTCGTGGCGACCGATGGTGTCGACGTGGGCTTCGCCGAGGGGCAACGCCACGTCGACGCCATCGTCGAGCACCTCGCCACCCTGCAGGCCTCCGACGCCAGCAACCTGCGCGCCACCCTGGGGGTGCTGGCCCGATCGGCTCACGGCGGGGCGCTCGTGGCGATCGTGGCCCGGGCGCCGGCCAGCGACCTCGACGCCATCGCCCGCCTGCGCAGCGGCTACGGCTCGGTCTCGACGGTGGTGTTCGAACCCACGTCGTGGGACCCGACGGCGCGCGAGCCCGCCCCCCGCCCGGCCCCCGGAGCCGACGAGATCCGGGTGCGGGCCGGCCGGCCCTTCCCGGACGCGTGGCGGGCCTCCGTCCTGCGGGCTCGCCCGGCCGCCGTCGGGGCCGTGCGATGA
- a CDS encoding MoxR family ATPase, with translation MSTASAHGTGRRVRAAPPVLSRRPTTRRRSPPVRRRCPLGRVRWPHRPLSPAPSRGATTVALPHAPAPTGTFAELFEALATNIEQVIRGKRDVIEMALVCLVSEGHLLVEDVPGVGKTSLAKALAASIEGTWGRVQFTPDLLPSDVVGVTIWNRATGAFEFRQGPIFANVVLGDEINRASPKTQSALLEVMEERQVTVDGTTYPLDAPFMVLATQNPIDHEGTYPLPESQLDRFLMRVSVGYPHRAAELEILDTHGDRSAVPDVRPVLRADDVLAMVRAVRTIHVAPAIKSYLVDLADTSRRHAALTLGMSPRATLSLLRAARSRAAASGRAYVVPDDVKALAGPVLAHRLVLTPEAQLQGIDASGVVDDLLRTVAVPTGRV, from the coding sequence ATGTCGACGGCGAGCGCCCACGGCACGGGGCGAAGGGTACGCGCCGCGCCGCCGGTCCTCTCGCGGCGCCCGACGACCCGGCGCCGGAGCCCTCCGGTGAGGCGGCGTTGCCCGCTCGGGCGCGTACGCTGGCCTCACCGACCCCTCTCACCCGCGCCGAGCCGAGGAGCGACCACGGTGGCACTGCCGCACGCGCCCGCCCCTACGGGCACCTTCGCCGAGCTGTTCGAGGCGCTGGCCACCAACATCGAGCAGGTCATCCGGGGCAAGCGCGACGTGATCGAGATGGCGCTGGTGTGCCTGGTCTCGGAGGGCCACCTGCTCGTGGAGGACGTCCCCGGCGTGGGCAAGACCAGCCTGGCCAAGGCGCTGGCGGCCTCGATCGAGGGCACGTGGGGTCGCGTGCAGTTCACACCCGACCTCCTCCCCTCCGACGTGGTCGGGGTCACGATCTGGAACCGGGCCACGGGAGCCTTCGAGTTCCGACAGGGCCCGATCTTCGCCAACGTGGTCCTGGGCGACGAGATCAACCGGGCCTCGCCGAAGACCCAGTCGGCGCTCCTCGAGGTGATGGAGGAGCGCCAGGTGACCGTCGACGGCACCACCTATCCGCTCGACGCGCCCTTCATGGTGCTCGCCACCCAGAACCCGATCGACCACGAGGGCACGTACCCGCTGCCCGAGAGCCAGCTCGACCGCTTCCTCATGCGCGTGTCGGTGGGCTACCCGCACCGAGCCGCCGAGCTGGAGATCCTCGACACGCACGGCGACCGCAGCGCCGTGCCCGACGTGCGCCCCGTGCTGCGCGCCGACGACGTGCTCGCCATGGTCCGCGCCGTTCGGACGATCCACGTGGCGCCGGCCATCAAGTCGTACCTCGTCGACCTGGCCGACACCAGCCGGCGACATGCCGCCCTCACGCTCGGCATGTCGCCCCGCGCCACGCTCAGCCTGCTGCGGGCCGCCCGCTCCCGGGCGGCGGCCTCGGGGCGCGCCTACGTGGTACCCGACGACGTGAAGGCCCTGGCCGGACCGGTGCTCGCCCACCGCCTGGTGCTCACCCCCGAGGCCCAGCTCCAGGGGATCGACGCGTCAGGGGTGGTCGACGACCTGCTCCGCACGGTCGCGGTGCCCACCGGGCGGGTGTAG
- a CDS encoding transglutaminase domain-containing protein produces MTSVASPPATRRPDPAAPHPPGGGWHGRMPDAAELALTLVTLSALAGFGRLFVGWSFLGPLAIVALVTHAVAVAGRRLRWPVMVPVLASAGVALVVLGLLRYREVGSFGLPRPAVWDAMAADLRDAWRQFPTVVAPVRAETGWIVAGAFGAWAAAIAADTLAFRLRGGFEALVPSGVLFVFASMLSADQYRLPLSALYLGSCLLFVLAYRAQRQATGPGWLAGSRRPAVAGSLLRAGGVVALGAIALGLLVGPALPGAGEPPLVDWKSGGRGTRITVSPLVDVRGRLVQQSSVEAFTVESAVSSYWRLTSLDVFDGEVWSSEGTYRDAAGNLPVPTLPQPRQRTLPVTQRFTIAELASIWLPAAFAPIHVEGGTDVRFDPESASLVTGQETSDGQTYEVTSAIPVLDPTAVIDAPPGAPESITSRYLELPDDLPVEVRDLALQLTATAATPYEQALALQDFFRSGFVYDTDVRPGHDEDAILSFLTDRRGYCEQFAGTFAAMARAVGLPARVAVGFTPGELVAPGTYLVRGEHAHAWPEVWLAGVGWVPFEPTPGRSAPGAEGYTGIAEPGPGQATTTTTTSTTVAPGGPGTTLSQDELDALGGLVPEDSGAAGAAGGADAGSPWPGRFLTVLLVLLGVAGLWALMVPGLRAAVRARHRARADTGAARVVLAWSEALDALRVAGLAPRPAETRHELARRAGALLPPAADAARRLADAAAAADYGQADLPAAVVRRAEEDAAHIRATVAATVPPRTRLRAALDPRDLVSRRARRRSVAEAAHGTWRG; encoded by the coding sequence ATGACCTCGGTGGCGTCACCGCCGGCAACCCGCCGGCCGGACCCGGCGGCCCCGCACCCCCCCGGTGGCGGCTGGCACGGCAGGATGCCCGATGCGGCCGAGCTGGCCCTCACCCTGGTGACGCTCAGCGCGCTGGCCGGCTTCGGTCGCCTGTTCGTGGGCTGGTCCTTCCTGGGTCCGCTGGCCATCGTGGCCCTGGTCACCCACGCCGTGGCCGTCGCCGGCCGCAGGCTCCGCTGGCCGGTGATGGTGCCGGTGCTGGCTTCGGCAGGCGTCGCCCTGGTGGTGCTGGGCCTGCTGCGCTACCGCGAGGTGGGCTCGTTCGGCCTGCCGCGCCCGGCGGTGTGGGACGCCATGGCCGCCGACCTCCGCGATGCATGGCGTCAGTTCCCCACCGTCGTCGCACCGGTGCGCGCCGAGACGGGCTGGATCGTCGCCGGCGCCTTCGGGGCGTGGGCTGCGGCGATCGCGGCCGACACCCTCGCCTTCCGGCTCCGCGGCGGTTTCGAGGCCCTCGTGCCGTCCGGGGTGCTGTTCGTGTTCGCCTCGATGCTGAGCGCCGACCAGTACCGGCTCCCGCTCAGCGCGCTCTACCTCGGCTCGTGCCTGCTGTTCGTCCTCGCGTACCGGGCCCAGCGCCAGGCGACCGGACCGGGGTGGCTCGCCGGCAGCCGGCGGCCGGCGGTCGCCGGCTCCCTCCTGCGGGCGGGCGGTGTGGTGGCGCTGGGCGCGATCGCCCTCGGGCTGCTCGTCGGCCCGGCCCTGCCCGGCGCGGGCGAGCCCCCCCTCGTCGACTGGAAGAGCGGCGGACGGGGCACCCGGATCACCGTGAGCCCGCTCGTCGACGTCCGGGGTCGCCTGGTCCAGCAGTCGTCGGTCGAGGCGTTCACCGTGGAGTCGGCGGTCTCGTCCTACTGGCGGCTCACCTCGCTCGACGTCTTCGACGGCGAGGTGTGGTCGTCCGAGGGCACGTACCGCGATGCCGCCGGCAACCTGCCCGTCCCCACGCTGCCCCAGCCCCGACAGCGGACCCTGCCGGTGACCCAGCGGTTCACGATCGCCGAGCTGGCCAGCATCTGGCTGCCCGCCGCCTTCGCCCCGATCCACGTCGAGGGCGGCACCGACGTCCGCTTCGACCCGGAGTCGGCCAGCCTGGTGACCGGCCAGGAGACCTCGGACGGCCAGACGTACGAGGTGACGTCGGCCATCCCGGTGCTCGACCCCACCGCCGTGATCGACGCACCGCCGGGGGCGCCCGAGTCGATCACCTCGCGCTACCTCGAGCTGCCCGACGACCTGCCGGTGGAGGTGCGCGACCTGGCCCTCCAGCTCACCGCCACCGCGGCCACCCCCTACGAGCAGGCGCTCGCGCTCCAGGACTTCTTCCGGTCCGGGTTCGTGTACGACACCGACGTCCGGCCCGGCCACGACGAGGACGCGATCCTCTCGTTCCTCACCGACCGCCGCGGCTACTGCGAGCAGTTCGCGGGCACGTTCGCGGCGATGGCGCGGGCCGTGGGACTCCCGGCCCGGGTGGCGGTCGGCTTCACCCCCGGCGAGCTGGTCGCGCCCGGTACGTACCTGGTCCGGGGCGAGCATGCGCACGCCTGGCCCGAGGTGTGGCTCGCCGGGGTGGGGTGGGTGCCCTTCGAACCGACGCCCGGGCGGTCGGCGCCAGGGGCCGAGGGCTACACGGGCATCGCCGAGCCGGGCCCGGGGCAGGCGACGACCACCACGACGACGTCGACCACCGTCGCCCCCGGCGGTCCCGGCACCACGCTGAGCCAGGACGAGCTGGACGCCCTCGGGGGCCTGGTGCCCGAGGACAGCGGCGCCGCCGGCGCCGCCGGTGGTGCGGATGCGGGCTCACCCTGGCCGGGCCGGTTCCTCACGGTGCTGCTGGTCCTCCTCGGCGTGGCCGGGCTGTGGGCGCTCATGGTGCCCGGCCTCCGGGCCGCGGTCCGGGCCCGGCACCGGGCGCGCGCCGACACCGGAGCGGCGCGGGTCGTGCTGGCGTGGTCGGAGGCGCTCGACGCCCTGCGGGTGGCCGGCTTGGCACCTCGTCCGGCCGAGACGCGACACGAGCTGGCGCGCCGGGCCGGCGCCCTCCTGCCCCCGGCGGCCGACGCGGCCCGACGCCTCGCCGACGCCGCGGCCGCCGCCGACTATGGACAGGCCGACCTGCCCGCCGCCGTCGTCCGCCGGGCCGAGGAGGACGCGGCCCACATCCGTGCCACCGTCGCCGCTACCGTGCCCCCACGCACGCGCCTGCGCGCGGCCCTCGACCCCCGCGACCTGGTGAGCCGGCGGGCACGACGGCGAAGCGTGGCCGAGGCCGCCCACGGAACCTGGCGGGGCTGA
- the mraZ gene encoding division/cell wall cluster transcriptional repressor MraZ: MFVGTFEHALDGKGRVVLPASFRARLEHGGYVTKRLDGCLAVWTPDEFEREAQEMLEKERRGEIARNVVRSFSAGAAPIRPDAQGRIALPQNLREFAGLERDVAVIGHFTSIEIWDASRWREVDQEGEALLAGGAPAV, encoded by the coding sequence GTGTTCGTCGGGACCTTCGAGCACGCGCTCGACGGCAAGGGGCGTGTGGTCCTACCGGCATCGTTCCGCGCCCGACTCGAGCACGGCGGGTACGTCACCAAGCGCCTCGATGGCTGCCTGGCGGTGTGGACGCCCGACGAGTTCGAGCGGGAGGCGCAGGAGATGCTCGAGAAGGAGAGGCGAGGTGAGATCGCCCGCAACGTCGTGCGGTCATTCTCCGCCGGCGCCGCCCCCATCCGCCCCGACGCCCAGGGCCGCATCGCCCTCCCGCAGAACCTCCGGGAGTTCGCCGGCCTCGAGCGCGACGTGGCCGTGATCGGCCACTTCACCAGCATCGAGATCTGGGATGCCTCTCGCTGGCGCGAGGTCGACCAGGAGGGCGAGGCCCTGCTGGCCGGTGGCGCGCCGGCGGTATGA
- a CDS encoding ROK family protein codes for MPWALAVDIGGTKLAAGLVDHEGSIAVEERVPTGEPSRPDELWASVLAVVDAVLAAAPEPPVVCGVGCGGPMSPGGADVSPLNIPAWRAFPLRSRLGSRTGLPTFVDNDAKALALAEGWLGAARGTGDYVAMVVSTGVGGGVVVDGRLLDGATGNAGHIGHVIVEPDGRRCGCGARGCLEAEASGLAIQAVTGRPPADAGPEVIRRTGRLVGRAVASVVSLLDLRLAVVAGSVALGFGTPFFDAAQAELEARARISYAAGARIRPAGLGGEGPLVGAAAVGWRGYGLDLHLGSDRGPVAR; via the coding sequence GTGCCGTGGGCGCTCGCCGTCGACATCGGGGGGACCAAGCTGGCTGCCGGCCTGGTCGACCACGAGGGCTCCATCGCCGTCGAGGAGCGGGTGCCCACTGGTGAGCCGTCCCGGCCGGACGAGCTGTGGGCGTCCGTGCTGGCGGTCGTCGACGCGGTGCTGGCGGCCGCTCCGGAACCGCCGGTGGTGTGCGGCGTCGGCTGCGGGGGGCCCATGAGCCCCGGTGGTGCCGACGTGTCGCCCCTCAACATCCCGGCCTGGCGGGCGTTCCCCCTGCGCTCGCGCCTCGGTTCGCGCACGGGCCTGCCCACCTTCGTGGACAACGACGCCAAGGCGTTGGCGCTGGCCGAGGGCTGGCTGGGCGCGGCCCGGGGGACCGGCGACTACGTCGCGATGGTCGTGTCGACCGGCGTGGGGGGTGGCGTCGTGGTCGACGGGCGGCTGCTCGACGGAGCCACCGGCAACGCCGGCCACATCGGCCACGTGATCGTGGAGCCCGACGGCCGGCGGTGCGGTTGCGGGGCCCGAGGCTGCCTCGAGGCCGAAGCCTCCGGCCTGGCCATCCAGGCGGTCACGGGCCGGCCGCCGGCCGACGCGGGCCCCGAGGTGATCCGGCGCACGGGCCGGCTCGTGGGCCGGGCCGTGGCGTCGGTCGTCTCGCTGCTCGACCTGCGCCTGGCCGTGGTGGCGGGTTCGGTGGCCCTCGGCTTCGGCACCCCGTTCTTCGATGCGGCCCAGGCCGAGCTCGAGGCCCGGGCCCGCATCTCCTACGCCGCCGGCGCCCGGATCCGGCCCGCCGGGCTGGGAGGGGAGGGGCCGCTGGTGGGAGCCGCAGCGGTGGGCTGGCGGGGGTACGGGCTCGACCTCCACCTGGGGTCCGATCGGGGCCCGGTGGCCCGGTGA